CCGAGATCTGCTGGCCGATGATGTGATGTACGACAGCGGAAAAGACGTCGTCATGTACCGGACGCTTCAGCACGCCGAGACTCTCGATGACGGCGCCGAGCTTCTTATCCTTGGCTTTCAAATAGGCGAGCTCCTTTTCGCCGCAGGGAACATGCATGATGATTACCTCCTGTCGTATGCAAGCGGGTTCATATCCGGGCGGGCAGCGCCGCCGCATCCCTCTATCAGCTTCACGCCGGATCCTTCGCGAGGGAGGGGCGTCGTATGTGCAGAGGCGCCTTGCCATGCGTCATGGGCGGATACTCTTCTAAAATACGGCAAGCAGCAGACTGCCGAGGGCAATGAGGAGGATGCCGACGGCATGTGCGAGGCTGACCTTTTCATGAAAGATGAGGATGGCGAGGATGACGGCGAAGACGACGCTGAGCTTGTCTACGGGGGCGACGCGTGAAACATCGCCGGCCTTCAGCGCCATGAAGTAAAAGAGCCAGGACGTGGCTCCGGCAATGCCGCTCAAGGCGACGAAGGCCAATGCCTTGCGGTCGGCGAAGATTTCCGGCAGGTGGGAGGTATGGCCCTGTGCGAACATGACGGCGACGAGGAAGATCGCCATGATGACGCTGCGCACGGCGGTGGCGGCGCTGCTGTCGAGACTGTCGAGCCCCATCTTGCCGAAGATGGAAACAAAGGCGGCGGAAAGTGCGGAGAGAAGTGCATAGATCAGCCAGGATGACATGGGAGAGGATCCTCCTTTCGTTGTACTGCTCTCTCTATAGTATAGCATGCTTTCTCCTGCGGGAAAACCGCGTGTAGAGAGCTTTTCTCCGGACGTGCGGTCTCTGAGGAGCTCGGCATGGGTAACGACCGCTACGCGCTCCTCGACATCGACAACGGCGGCAAGTCCCTGACGCTCGCCGAGGCGGTGCAGGATGTCAAGCCGTTTGAAGGATGATGAGGGTGTCAGAGGAAGGGTTGCCTTGAGAAAATCCGCATAGCGAAAAAGCATGGATGGCGCTGTCTTATAAGTATTGGATATTTATAGGCTTTCCCTGTATACTGAAATTGTTCTGGGGGAACGCGATATAATCGATAGATATAAGAAAGAGGGTCATTCAAATGAAATTTTCACGAGTAAAGTGCATGTTGACGGCGGCGGTTCTGGGTACCTTGATGGCAGCGGGCGGCGCAGGCTCTATGGCAAGCGCCGCAGTGCAGGAAACGCAGGAAGCGATCAACGCGAGTGCGACGCGAACCCCATGGCGGCAGAGGAGAAGCTGAACCTCACGCAGAAATGGGACAAGGTATTCTCGAAGAGTAACAAGGTCGAGCATCAGAAGGTGACGTTTCATAACCGCTACGGCATCACGCTCGCCGCAGACCTTTACATGCCGAAGAATGCGAGCGGCAAGCTGTCCGCCATCGCCGTCTGCGGTCCGTTCGGCGCGGTGAAGGAGCAGAGCTCAGGACTCTATGCGCAGCAGCTCGCCGAGCGCGGCTATCTGACAATCGCCTTCGACCCGTCCTTTACGGGCGAGAGTGGCGGCTTGCCGCGCAACGTGGCGTCGCCCGACATCAACACGGAAGATTTCTCGGCGGCGGTCGATACGCGCATCAAGGCGACGGTGACCTCTACGATGTATGATCTAACGCATGTCGCGGCGAACGGCTACTTCGACGCCATGGATGCCGAGGCTCGCTATAAGCTGCACGAGGAGCTCAATGCACAGCGCACGGAGGATTATCGAGCCGGCGTATATGCAAAAGCGGGCGGCGTCGTCGATCCTCTGCCCGAAGACGCGCCGCAGTTCGTCAAGGATTACCACACCTATTACAAGACGCCGCGCGGCTATCATGCGCGCTCGGTAAACTCGACGAACGGCTGGAATAAGACGTCGCTGCTTTCCCTGATGAATATGCCGATCTTACAGTACAGCGGCGAAATCAAGAGCGCCGTGCTCATGATTCACGGCGATGCGGCGCATTCCGTCTACTTCAGCAAGGATGCCTTTAAAAAGCTCAAAGGTGAAAACAAGGAGCTTCTACTCATCCCGGATGCCGTACACATCGACCTCTACGACAACCTCGCTGTCATCCCGTTCGACAAGATCGACAGCTTCTATCAGACGTATTTGAAGTGAACTACACGCACAAACGTCCACTTTGTGGAAATTGTGCGCCGCCCTTACATGAAAGCAGCCAATCCGTCTGCGCCTTACGGCTTGGCTTCTTGGGCTTTCGTGGTAAAATATGACAAAAGCACGCTCCGCCGGCATGGCAGGGGAGCGTGCTTCTCGTTTATACCTGTTCGCCTGCAGCTGCTTGCATCAGGGTATCTTTGATGAATTGATTCAGGGACACGTCGTGCCGCGTCGCTTCCAATGCCAGCCGGCGATGGAGTTCGCTTGGGATACGGATGTTGAAGCTGCCCTTGAATTCCTTATCGGGATTTTTGTGAAATTTTTCGCAG
This portion of the Selenomonas sp. TAMA-11512 genome encodes:
- a CDS encoding EamA family transporter produces the protein MSSWLIYALLSALSAAFVSIFGKMGLDSLDSSAATAVRSVIMAIFLVAVMFAQGHTSHLPEIFADRKALAFVALSGIAGATSWLFYFMALKAGDVSRVAPVDKLSVVFAVILAILIFHEKVSLAHAVGILLIALGSLLLAVF
- a CDS encoding alpha/beta hydrolase; translated protein: MAAEEKLNLTQKWDKVFSKSNKVEHQKVTFHNRYGITLAADLYMPKNASGKLSAIAVCGPFGAVKEQSSGLYAQQLAERGYLTIAFDPSFTGESGGLPRNVASPDINTEDFSAAVDTRIKATVTSTMYDLTHVAANGYFDAMDAEARYKLHEELNAQRTEDYRAGVYAKAGGVVDPLPEDAPQFVKDYHTYYKTPRGYHARSVNSTNGWNKTSLLSLMNMPILQYSGEIKSAVLMIHGDAAHSVYFSKDAFKKLKGENKELLLIPDAVHIDLYDNLAVIPFDKIDSFYQTYLK
- a CDS encoding type II toxin-antitoxin system HicB family antitoxin; protein product: MNLLEYKGYHAKISFDAEDGLFVGEVFGINDSLNFHGVSVSELETSFRHCIDNYLDACEKFHKNPDKEFKGSFNIRIPSELHRRLALEATRHDVSLNQFIKDTLMQAAAGEQV